Within Sulfolobales archaeon, the genomic segment CACATGATAGCTTCTAAGGCCTATCAAGGGATCTATATAGATCCTAGCTATAGACTCGGGCTTCCTAGCAGCGATCTCCTCGATATCAACACCCCCTTCTAACGAGCCTAGGATAACATATTTCCTAGCACTCCTATCTATCGTTATCGATAGATATATCTCTCTCGCTATTTTCACAGCCTCCTCCACGAGGAGCCTCTTAACCCTGACACCCCTTATCTCTGATCCCAGCATCTCTCTCGCTATTTTCACAGCCTCTTCCCGGCTTCTAGCAATCCTTATACCCCCAGCCTTCCCCCTACCACCAACTAGCACCTGTGCCTTGAGAACAGCTGGTAATCCTATGTTATTGATTGCATTCTCAACTTCTTCGAGCGATGATACCACAACCCCTCTAGGGGTTTTAATACCGTATCTCGAGAATATCTCCTTGCCCTCAAACTCATATAGCCTCAAGCCAGGCCCCACTGATGTATAAATAATGCGATATAAATTAGTTAGATTCTATGTATATATAGCTAAGCTAAAAGGGTCTCACTATTTACATGATATCTCTCTGATCCTCCTTACAAGCTTCACAGCAGCCTCAACAGCTCTCCTAGCATACTCCTCAGCCCTTTCAAGTGCTTGGAGCCTTGTAGCCCCGGGACCTATTATCCCAAGGGTCACAGGTTTCCCATATTCAATGCTTAGATCTAGGATCTTCCTCGCTGCCTGGTGAGCAACCACCTCATCATGCTCTGTCTCGCCCTCTATAACTGCTCCTAGGGTTACTACCGCGTCTACACCGCCCCTCTCAAGGATCTTCTTCACAAGGATCGGTATGTCATAGCTTCCCGGTGCCTTCGCGACGATCTTAATGTCTGCTCCTAGAAATCTAGCGTGATCCTCTGCCTTTTCAAGCATTATGCTTGTTACATCATAGTTAAACTCCGAGACCACTATAGCTAACTCGATCTTCTCTTTCCCACACTCGCTACTCCCTGATTGGACCGACATCTGGGTATCCCTGCCTAATACCCTTGCCAGCCTTTTTAGTTAGGGCCTCTCTACCTTTTGTGAGGAGGGCTACTAGGTTTTCCGCATGCTTCCTAGATCTCTCAATCGCTATTCTATATAGCTCCTTCTCATCCTCAGCCTCATCCTCGTGGACTGTGACGTCTATTATATGCTTGTTTGTCATGAGCTGCACATTTATAAGCCCTATGCTGAGGGCTAGGTAGCTGAGCTTGTCTGTGAGGGTTTTTCCAACCCAGCCTAGGGTTATCACTATCTCGCACCCCTCCTCCTCTATCAGCTTTTTAGCTGCTACGGGGATATCTTTGATCCCTGGCACTGTGTATCTAACTATCTTAGCATCTGGGATGTTGGATTTTATAACATCTATAACCTCTGAGGCCATGTCAACCCTTGCGAATGTTGTATCTACAACCCCTATTTTCCTCATAGAGACCCCATCTCTCTGAGGATCTCCTCCCCTTTTAGCAATATATAGCCCATCCTCGACGCATATTCCTCAGCCTTCTCAAGGCTCATCGAGTCTCCCTCGTCAAGCATCTCAGCTATGACCATGCTTGGCACCAGACCTAGCTTAGATGCCACAGCTATGCTGAGCTCTGTATGGCCTCTCCTCTTATCAAGCCCCCTGCTAATTAGTATTGGGACATGGCCTGGGGATATGAACTCGCTGTAGAAGATCTTCCTTGCATCATCGATCCTACCTGATAGTGCTAGGCCTACAACCTCGTGGAACCTCTTAATCGTTGTAGCCCTATCCCTATCAGAGATCCCTGTCCTCACAGATATATGGTTTATATAGAGGGAATACGGAGGCGTATCGCCATATCTCAGCCTCTTCTGAGTTAGCTGGGACACGTTTGGGAATGTTGATATGAGATCGCTTAGATATGGGAGGCCCAGAAAATCTGCTGCATCTCTAGAGATCGCGTGGCATATAAGCCCCCCAGCCTCTTTTCTAAGCATATATATGCTTCTATAGTCTATAGAGCCTGCGTAGAAAACCATGTCAACCTCCTCTTCTCGCCCTTTAAAATCATATATAAGTATAGGCCTCCCCATCAGCAGATCGGCTCTAACCCTCTCCCAATCTATCATGTAGTTCCTCTCTTATTTTTCTCCCGTGGAGCCTCTTATAGGCATATCTATATAGAACCCCGGAGGCGATCAGAGATAGCCCTATGATCAGCCCTATAACCGGGGTTGAAATATCCTTGGAAACCCTGGAAGCTATATAGGGCTCCCCACCCCCCAGCGGGGTGTTTGGCTTCACAGGCTTCGATATATAGCCCGTCACCGTTGTGGGTTGTTGAAAGAAAACCCCTCCTTGGTGTGATGAAAAGATCTCTAGAAGGTTTTGGAGAACAAGTATGAGAAGCAGTGTTGCAACAGCTATATAGAGCCTCATAGGATATCTATACACCTACACAAAGTTTCTGCTAATAACATGCCTCTCCCTACCACGCTCCACAACAACCTCCGCCGAAACCAGCATTTCCGGGAAGTCAAAGTCTATATCTATAGAGGAACCAGGATCTAGATCCCTCATTGGAGAGCTCTTCTCAGACCCTATTCTAGAGGCATATGGCTGGTCAGGTTTGCTACTCGTTGATGCAACTGTGTATCTATAGTTAAGGGTTACAGAGACGATCCTGACTCGATCCTTAGATCTATTGGTTACTCTAATACCTCTTCTAGTCCTCTCAATAGAGATCTCTGGAGCACCCATAGCAAGCCCCACATATTGTTAAGAGATCATGGGGTATAAATATAGCCCTATTTAATGTTAGATACATAGGGCCACAGTTTTTATAACTAATAAGGATAGTTCCGTCCTAGAGGGCGGGGAGAAGGTTAGCCAGGGCTTCCAAGGTCTGCGGGGGCTGTGATGTGTGTAAATACATGGTTGCTAATGTTATTTCAACGGATTGGCTATGATTGTTATGTGGCTAATCATTTCCCGCCTACGGTTTTTCTAGTTCTCCGTAGATCTGTTCATCAAGTCCCCAGCCTCTTTCCACTCATCGGAGAGATGGTATGGGGAACCAGGATCCATCGACCGGTATATGGGAAGGAACCTATGTATGTATCTCCTAGGTCTATAACCCTGTGGATAACGTAGATAAAAAGCCCTATAGATCTTTAAAACCCCATGTTAGAGGCTGTTTCGGATTTAGCGATAAATTTAAATATTTCTATTTATTAGTAGCTTTCCATGGATTCCCACAAGGGTTATTAAGGGATGCTATAGAGATGCTGTTAGAAGGACAAAATCATTCAAAAAGCTGAGGAAGAAGGGACAAGCAAAAGGAGATAAGCCTGAGATAAGGAGTATAACGATAACATATTCTGATTCTCAGGATTGGAGATTAAGAGATGGAGCTATAGAGATTAGAGCACATAGAGGATGGATCAGAGTAAGCTATAGAAATCATAAGCAACTACATAGATATCTCTATAACAATTGGAAACCATCAAGCGAGTTAAGGCTGAAGCTAATCGATGGGAGGATCCTCATATATCTAGCCCTGACAAAATAGTTCGAGATATTATATAGACCTGGCAATGCTATTGCAGTGGATATAAATGAGAACAATGTTACCCTAGCCGTCTTTGTTGATAGAAGTCTATATGAGATCTATAGGGTTGAGACTGGCATTGGTAGAATTGTTATAGCTTATTCTGAGAGGAGGAAAAAGATAACCATGGGTAGATCTACTAGGGATAGGGTTGCTAGGAAAGCCCTTAGAAGGCTCAGAGAGAGGGAGAGGAAAGAGGATATCATATACAAGACAGCCAGGATAATCGAGGAGATCGCTAGGAGATATGATGCAGCTGTAGTTGTTGGGAATGTTCGTAGGGGTAAGGATAGAATTGCTAGCAAGGCTAAGAAGAGTCTGAGGCATAGGATTCATCGGTGGTGTGTTTCTAAGCTTGTGGAGATATTGAATAATAAACCATTATATGTTGTTGAGGAGTCTGAGGCATACTCATCATCGAGGGAACCATTTAGCAGGAGGCCTATTAAGAGATATACCCCCTCTGTGATTCGCGTTGCGTTGAGAGGGGGTAAAAAAATAAAGATAATAAAGATACAGCTTAGACTAGCAAGGCTGAACAATGGACTAACCATGGATAGGGATGTAATTGGTGCTATAAATATTGGTCTGAGGTATCTATCTACAGATGGGAGCCCTGTGGCGTTGGGCTCGACAGAGCTCCGTGAGGTGCGGGTGAAGCTAGTGATCCCGCACCGAGGGCTAACCCCAATCAAAGAAATAAAATTAATTAAAAGTAATTAGAAGCACCGTGAGAGGGGAAACGCTTATTATAACCCTATGTATTGAAATATATATTTCTTTGTTAGAACTAGAAGGGGGTTTCTTTGAGGACGGGGGCAGGGTCTCTAGCCGGTATATCCTCTACCTCTATAGCTGTTATATTGGCAGTAATAATAGTTATATCTCTAGCCGTCTTTCTATTCTATATCAATTTCTATGGAGGATCTAAGGGTGTGGTTACCTATACATCGCCGGTAGCTACTCCTACATCTGTAGGTTCTTCGCCTGGTATTCAACAGGCCAGCATAACTATTTTAGCCGCATCTGGCGATCCAACGCTTGCACCTTATTTACAGCTTGTTGCTAGCGACTTTATGAAGCTAAATCCGGGTGTTAGGGTTGAGGTGCAGCTAGTACCCTTTGCTCAGCTTGTGCAGACAGCTCTGACCTCTCTGCAGAATCAGAATCCCTCGCCCGATATAATAATATTCTATCCTTCTCAAGCCCCTACTCTGGGCCCTTATCTGGTTGATATGAGGAAATACCTTGACTCGGGTGTTATTAACTCTTCCGATATTCCCTTCTCATCTTTGATCCCTGTATATCTATTGGATGAGAAGGGCAACCTATTGAAGATAGCTGGGGTTCCCATGCAACAGGTCTTCGGATATGTGCTTGTATATCAGAAAAGTATTTTTGAGAACCAGCAGCTTAGACAGGAGTTTAGGAGTAAATATGGCTTTGATCTTGATCCTAATAGCTGGAGCAGCTGGGATCAGCTGATCCAGGCTGCTGAGTTCATACAGTCAAAGAAAGATCAGCTGGGGATTAAATATGCATTGCTATTCCCCAACGGATTAACCCAATCGATCTTCAACGGCTTCGTAGGGATCTTCTATACTTATGCTATACAGGATCCATGTACAGGTGTTCCACCTGGTAGTGTTGCAGGCTACTGGATGTACTTCAAAGAAGTAGGAGGATCTATAGTACCCACCCTCAACTGCACAGCAGGGGTAAAGGCCCTCGAGACGTATAAGAAGCTGGTTCAATTCCAACCACCTATCGATGTCCAGGCTATGGAGTATGACCAGCTCAGAGATCTATTCCTCACAGGAGACTATGCCATGGTTGCTGCTTGGACATCCTTCATACCGATATATAACAATGCATCCATCTCAAAGGTCGCTGGAAATATAGGCATAGCACCTCTTCCCGGAGGAGCTTCCGGCCAGGCCCCTACATTTGCTGGGATAAATCCGTATTCCAAGAACCAGGATCTCGCTGCGAAGCTAATAGCGTTTATGATCTCAGCTGATGAATATAGAAAAGGGGCTGAGAAGATAGGCTTTGTCCCAGCAACATACTCTGGATTGAGGGTTGCCTCACAGATCCCCTCAACATCGTGGGTCAAGCCTTTCATAGGTATCCTGGAGTCCCAGACAAAGGTGGATCTCAAGAGGATCACTATAGTGAATAGTATAAAGAACTTTTTCACAGACCTAAGACCGATATTCATACAGAATGTAGCAGACTATCTAAGGGGTAAACAAAGTGCCGAGGAGACTATGAATAGGATTGTAAGTAGCTGGATAAAGCTTATGAAGATATAGCTATAAGGGGTCTTTTTGACAAGGAAAATTCGCGATCGATCTATATTGTTTTTATCGCTACCCCCAGTCATATATCTGTTATCAATGACCCTCTATCCAATAGTCACCAACGTCTACATAAGCCTCTCGACATATACACTCAGAGGCGATCTAATCTGGGTTGGATTTGAGAACTATAGATCGATAGCTGAGGATCCCTACATAGATAGGGTCATATATAACACCCTAGTATATACGATCCTGGTACCTGCATTAACAGTAGCCTTGGCTCTGCCTATCTCAGTATCCCTTAAAAGGGTAAGCAGCGCCCTCCTCCTACCGATCATGATACCCTCTTTCATTCCAGCTGCTACCGCAGCAGTTATGTGGTATCTAATGTTAAACCCCTTCTTCGGTATCTCATATTATATTTATCAATATAACTGGGCTTCATCGATATATACCGTGGTTATCATAGAGATCTGGAGATCTCTCCCGCTAGCTGTTCTAATCATATACTCAGGCCTTAAATCGATACCAAGGTATATAGAGGAGGCTGCAATAGCTGATGGGATCATAGGTATTAGGAAGTTTCTATCTATAGACCTACCGATTATATCTCCCCAGATACTAACAGCTTTTGTGCTATCCATGATATCAGGGCTCTTCCTCTTCGACCCAATATATATTGGGACATCACAGGCAGGGCCAAGGGCCCTTGATAACCTGGCTTTCTATGCTTTCGAGCACTTCTACACGGATATAAGGCTTAGGGGCTATGCATCTGCTGTGATAGTTATTATGACTATGTTTTCAACAGCTCTTTCGATTGTGTATATAAGGCTTATATCATCTAAAACTCTTTTGAAGATCCCTGTGGCGAGGTCTATACCTTCGATAGAGGTTCCCAAAGCTATTCACTACTTGGTGATAGCCTTGACACTCTCATTTGTATTCCTACCCATAGCGTGGCTAGTTATTGTATCTCTAAAATCTGCTAAGGAGCTCCTTACAATCCCGCCAACGATTATCCCGAGAACTCCTGTTCTCGATAACTATTTATATGTTATATCAACTGGGGCACCATATCTGATTACAAGCATCTCCATAGCTCTTGTTGTAACCTTACTATCTATGCTCCTCTCTTCAATGCTCGGCTACTCAATGGCTCTCCACGGCTTCGGCGGTAGAAAGCTATTAATATATATATTATATCTAACTGCCACGCCCACCCTAATCTATATAGTTCCTCTCTTCTCAATACTGAGGTTCATGGGGTTTATAAATACGTGGTGGGCTCTCATAGTAACATACCCCATAATGACGATCCCTATAGCTACTTGGATCATGTATAACTACTACCAGAGATACCCGAGAAGCGTGGATGAAGCTGCCCAGGCTGATGGTATGAATAGGCTTAAGGCATTCGCCTCTATAGCACTCCCGCTCAGCAAGGGGGGTATGGGGGTTGTTGCTGTATACTCCTTCCTAATATGCTGGGGAGCCCTTATATTCCCACTGGCGTTCACATACACGCCATATGATCTTTCAAACCCTCTTAGCTTCTCCGGAGCCCAGACGTTCTCAATATATATAGCTAATCTTATGAGCCCTGTCACATCTAACTATGGTGCCGTCGCAGCTGCGGGGGTTATAAGTATTGTGCCTCCTATTGTGCTTCTCAGCATTGTTAGGAGGGATCTTGAGAGGATATGGGGGGTGAGGTAGGTGGTTTTAGAGGTAAGGGGTGTTGTTAAGAGGTTCCACGGCTTCGAGCTCAGGATAGATAGCCTTGTGTTTGAGGATAAGAAGTACTATGTGATCCTAGGACCCTCAGGATCTGGTAAAACAACTCTCCTAAGGATCCTGGCAGGTCTAGAGGTACCAGACGAGGGCTCGGTGATCCTGGATGGGAGGGATATAACTCTAGAGCCTCCATGGAGGAGGAACATAGGGATTGTATTCCAGAACTACGCATTATATCCTCACATGACGGCATATGACAACATAGCATCACCTCTGAGGGTTAAGAAGCTCCCCGAGAAGGTTATTAGGGAGAAGATCCTCGGGGTAGCCAAGATATTGGGTATAGAGGATCAGCTGGGGAAATACCCCCACCAGATGTCGGGCGGACAACAGCAGAGGGTGGCAATAGCCAGAGCTCTTGTCAAGGAGCCAAGGGTTCTCCTACTAGACGAGCCCCTGAGCAACCTAGACGCCAGACTTAGAGTAGATGTGAGGGGCTTCCTAAAGATGCTCCAAAGGAGGATAGGAACAACCATTGTTCACGTAACACACGACCAGGAGGAGGCACTAGCAATAGCGGATGAAATAGTGCTGATAAACAAGGGAAGAATCGTTGAAAAGGGAGCTCCAGAGGATATCTATAGAAAGCCCAAAAACATGTTCACATTCAGATTCCTAGGGCTCAGCAACATAGTACCACCAGAGCTTCTAGGATACGAGGGCGAAGAACTCTTGGGGTTCAGACCAGAGGACGCATATATATGCAACGACACAAACTGCGATTTAGAAGGAGTTGCCGAGGGAATCGAATACCTAGGATCGAGAAAGATAGTGCAGGTAAGGATAAACAAAGAATATATAATAAAAATAAGCGTCGATCCCTCGAGCCGCATCAACATAGGAGAGAGAATTAGGATAAAGATCGATAGAGATAAAATTCAGAGATTCCGAGGAACCCCAGAGGATATGTAATACATAAATAATCTATCTATAGTCGCATAGATAAATAGTTCTACGATCCGTAGAAAAATCGGCGAAAAGTAGAAAAAACGATATCAATAAGCCATTCAAATCAAAACAAAAGATCGAAGGTGAAATATGGTGAAACCAAAGATAAGCAGAAGAATAAAAGCCATAGTGGGTATTGAGAGCGCAATAGTGTTGATAGCATTCGTAGTAGTTGCAGCAGCACTAGCATTCGTAGTACTTAACATGGGATTCTTCACAACACAGAAATCAAAGGAGACAATAGGCTCAGGACTTGGAGAAGCTAGCAGCGCTCTAGAAATAGATGGAACAGTAGTAGCAGGGGTAAATATAAGTGGATCTAGTGTAACATACTTCTACATACCACTAAAACTATCAGCAGGAAAAGCATCAATAGACGTAACACCTGGGAAGAGCGTAGTATCCCTATGGAGCCCAACCAAAGGATATACATACGGAGATATATACGTAGCAACACTAACATCGAAACTAACAGATGCTGGGCAAGGATGTTTTAGCCCTGCATCCTTTGATAATACTACTATAGCTAAGAATGCTGTGAACATAAGTGTAGGAAATCAAAACCTAATAGGACTAACCCTAGGGAGTAATACTACGAATTCAAATACCTATTGTCTAATAATAGCTTCCTACAATACCACCAATACTAAAAACATAACAGATATTCGTATCATAAATGTTACCTATAATGACTACCTAGCTATGTCAGTAGGATCGTATCCGAGTCCGGATATAGTAGATAAAATAGCAAGCAGCTTAAGTAATATTCTGAATAGAAGTGTTGCTGTTGTTGCTTGGGTTTCTAATAGGAATAATGACAATGTTCTTGATCCTGGTGAGAAGGTAATACTACTGGTGCATCTTAATGATAAGGATCAGTTAGGCGCGTATGATCTGTTCAAGGTTGAGTTCAAGATACCTGTTGGCGCGTCTCTAACTGTTGAGAGGTCTGTGCCTGCATCGCTTAACCAGCAGATCATAGATCTAGGATAGCCGAGATAGCAATATAGCTTGAAACAAAATCTCTTTTTTATCTCCTTAAGGCTCTTTAACCCCCTTTATATCCAATACTATGGTGAAGCCTGCGCGGGCCCGTCGTCTAGCCCGGTTAGGACGCCGCCCTTACGAGGCGGAGGTCCGGGGTTCAAATCCCCGCGGGCCCACTGCTGTAATTCAGTCTTTCCACAATCTAGTTTTCTAGCTTTAGTATTCACTTTCCTTCTGTAAGGGGCAAAGCTTTTAGCTACAATATAATGGGATGTTAGGGTAGTGTTAGGCTAATTCTCATATGGCTTTATAGGGCTAGTTTCTATTTATAGTTTCATATAATTTCAAAGGTAGTTTCTAATAGAGCTCTTTGTTCTGGATCATGTATATACTACATATGGATAGGCTTAAATATGTTTTAATTGATATATATTTAGAGGGTTTGGTATGAATAGATATAGATCTGATGGTGAGGTATTTATACCGATGCATGTGGCGACAGGCTATATAATATGGGTGCCGGCTAATCCTCTATCCAGAAATCCCAGGCTCGTTGATAGGCTTATTGAGGAGGAATATGGATATACAGTTGTGGAAAATATCTCTATATCTTCTAGGTTTGTAGGCAGATCGAAGGGCTTATGGGAGAGAGTTATAGGCATAGTATCTAGGACATTTAGAAAGGCTGTTGAAAGCATTTGGATATCTAGAGCACCATAGGCTCTTCTAGTCACACTATCTTTTCATCCCCATATCTTTTATGCCAAAATATATTTTGTAGTGTTTACAATCAGAAATCTGTGCCTTCTTTAGATGGAGATCATAGGTTCAGATGTATAGCTATGTGTTTCCTCTTTGAAATTGTGTGGGGCGATGGTATATTTAGTTGAAATTTTGGTCAGGTTCAGATGTGTATGTTTATTTGGATTAGACATATGTAGATGTAGCGGGGTAATGTCGATATATGAGTGGGGAATATTGGCTTCTTCTGTGGAGGAGGGCTGAGAGGTTCTTGGTTAGGGCTGGGAGGGATTATGAGGATGGGGATTATGATGGTGCTTGCTTTAATTCAGAGCAGGCTGTGCAATTGGCTATTAAAGCTACTTTATATAGGATCTTTGGGGAGAGGTTGAGGATCCATAGCTCTAAGGCCCTTCTATCTTATCTTAGGAATCTACTCTCTCAAGGTGGTAGGGAGGATCTAGCGAGGATCGTTGATGACTTGGTGTTAAGGTATAGGAGGGAGTTAGAGCTTCTTGAAGAGAGCTATATTTGGGGTAGATATGGGGAGTTTGAATATCTGGAAAAACATGGTAGAATATGTATAGATACGGCTAGGAAGATATTGGGGGTGCTCAGGGATATCGAGGGTAGGTTGGCCTAGATTCGCCCTTGATAGGCTTAACATGTTGAAGAGATGGAGGGAGTATAGCTCTATAGTGGCTAGAGCTGCTAAAAATATATTAGGTGATAAGCTAGAGTCTATCTATGTTGTTGGGGGTGTAGCTGAGAATAGGATCACGGTTTATAGTGATATAGATATAGTAGTAGTGGTTAGGGATCCTGGGCTAAAAAGCATAGATATAGTATTAGATATAATGGTGGAGGCAGGTAGGCTAGGCCTCCCCCTCGAAGCCCCTATAGATCTTAAGATCAACACTGTGGAGGAGTTCAGAGAGAACTTGGGAAAACTATATAAGAGAGCAGTAAAAATAGAGCCCTAACATCAACCGGGAGTATGCTCCCCTTCTGCTTAGCACAGAATTTGGGATCGATGGAGGTTTGATAATCCGGTTTAGATGTTTATAAATCTATATTCTAGCTATGGTTGGTTCTATTGTTACTTAGCCTGCTTCTTCCTTGTAGATACTATCTTCACAATATCCATATCGCTTAATATATGATCAGCCCCAATCCTAGCCTTGCTCTTAACCTCTATAGCATATAGAAAGCCTTCTCCCAGCTCTGTATGTACCATATATGCCAGCTCCCTAGCCGTGGTTCCCCTTCTCACCAGCAGGGCGTCTGGCAGGATCTTCCCCTCGCTATCGGTTAGCTTCACAGGATCTTCCACAGGGTATACAGTGATCATGTCGAGCGCTTCGAAGACAGCAGCGTTTATAGCCCTCTGAACACCTGTACCACCTAGCTTCTCGATCACAGCTTTTATCCTCTCTAAAGCCTTCTCCTGTGCCTGTGAAAGCTTAGCCCGATCTATTATTGTGAACCCCCCATCACCTGGTATGTATTTGATAAGACCTGCAGACGCTGCTCTCCTAAGCGCTAGCTCGGCCTCCGCTGATGCGGGTATCACTATCCTCCCCTCGAGTCTCTTGACAAGGCTCTTTATTATATCCCACGCCTCTGGTATATCGGCTTTGTTGGCTATGATGATGGTTGGTTTCGAAATCCTTCTCAGGGTTGATGCGAAGAGAAGTATCTCCTCATCCCTCCACGATGTGAATCTCGTGCTTAATAGCTTAGACTCCTCTAGAGCTCTTACGACATGGGATTTCCTAACCGATAGCCCTGAGAGTCTCTGGGAGAGCTTCTCGATGGCATCTGATGGTGGCATGGAGTCGAGGGTCTTGGCAAGCCTAGCCCAATCACTCTTTATAATAGATGCTAGCCATAGATCGAACTCCCTCTCTATCTGAATAACATCATCATAGGGATCATAGCTACCAGGTTTAGCAGGCCTCCCCTCGGGATCAGTTGATCCAGAGGCATCTATCACATGAAGAAGAACATCAGCCTGTCTAAGGCTATCTAGAAACTTATTCCCAAGCCCTCTCCCCTCGTGGGCCCCTGGGATTAATCCCG encodes:
- a CDS encoding redox-regulated ATPase YchF; translated protein: MVTQTSILVGIIGKTNVGKSTLFSALTMVPVKIENRPFVTLEPNVGIGYVRRECPHKILGLPRCDARNSICVEGNRFIPVKVVDVPGLIPGAHEGRGLGNKFLDSLRQADVLLHVIDASGSTDPEGRPAKPGSYDPYDDVIQIEREFDLWLASIIKSDWARLAKTLDSMPPSDAIEKLSQRLSGLSVRKSHVVRALEESKLLSTRFTSWRDEEILLFASTLRRISKPTIIIANKADIPEAWDIIKSLVKRLEGRIVIPASAEAELALRRAASAGLIKYIPGDGGFTIIDRAKLSQAQEKALERIKAVIEKLGGTGVQRAINAAVFEALDMITVYPVEDPVKLTDSEGKILPDALLVRRGTTARELAYMVHTELGEGFLYAIEVKSKARIGADHILSDMDIVKIVSTRKKQAK